In one window of Campylobacter hepaticus DNA:
- the feoB gene encoding ferrous iron transport protein B, translated as MKKIKIALVGQPNVGKSLLINALCKTHMKVGNFSGVTIEKASAKTFYKNYEFEIIDLPGTYSLDGYSEEEKITRNFLNHDNYDIIINILDSTNLERNLILSAELLSLNKKILLTLNMCDEAKKEGIELNLECLSQEFKVDIIEISAKTKENLKLLLDKAIILFENKYTQKTQTFKQENLDKEDLLNFINKLSKKIITYKKEERNLTKKIDALLIHKIFGLPIFLFFMWLLFQTTFTLGRIPMDYIELGFNTLSELVKNNIENTLLASALGDGIIAGVGAVVLFLPNIIILFLGIALLETTGYMSRVAFLLDGILHKFGLHGKSFIPLITGFGCSVPAFMATRILKNKRDKLLTLFVINFMSCSARLPVYVLFIGAFFPNEEAGNYLFGIYILGAILGLCAAKFLRIVVFRGFDEPFVMELPKYRMPNWHLVWLAVYNKAKMYLKKAGTFILLASLLIWFGSNFPKNESNLNDFKAENKIIEQSYLGQFGKSMEIIFKPLEFDWKLSVALVSGLAAKEVMISTMGVLYSLGKDVDETNNDLKAILAKNIPMPSAIAFVLFVMIYNPCFAATIVFSKESGKIKYTLFLFLFTCVSAYIIAFIGLNITQFIMH; from the coding sequence ATGAAAAAAATCAAAATAGCCCTTGTTGGACAACCTAATGTAGGCAAAAGCTTACTCATTAATGCCCTTTGTAAAACCCATATGAAAGTGGGTAATTTTAGTGGGGTTACTATAGAAAAAGCAAGTGCAAAAACTTTTTATAAAAACTATGAATTTGAAATCATTGACCTACCAGGAACCTATTCTTTAGATGGGTATAGTGAGGAAGAAAAAATCACACGAAACTTCTTAAATCATGACAATTATGATATTATTATCAATATTTTAGATTCTACAAATTTAGAACGCAATCTTATTTTAAGTGCAGAACTTTTAAGTCTTAATAAAAAAATACTTTTAACTTTAAATATGTGCGATGAGGCAAAAAAAGAAGGTATAGAACTTAATCTTGAGTGTTTAAGTCAAGAATTTAAAGTTGATATTATCGAAATCTCGGCTAAAACAAAGGAAAATCTAAAACTTTTACTCGATAAAGCCATCATTTTGTTCGAAAATAAATACACACAAAAAACCCAAACTTTCAAGCAAGAAAATTTAGACAAAGAAGATTTACTCAATTTCATCAATAAACTTTCAAAAAAAATCATCACTTATAAAAAAGAAGAAAGAAATCTTACTAAAAAAATTGATGCCTTGCTTATCCACAAAATTTTTGGTTTGCCTATATTTTTATTTTTCATGTGGCTTTTATTTCAAACCACCTTTACTTTAGGTCGCATTCCTATGGATTACATAGAATTAGGTTTTAACACTCTAAGCGAATTGGTCAAAAACAATATCGAAAATACCCTACTTGCTTCTGCTTTAGGCGATGGTATTATAGCAGGAGTAGGAGCTGTAGTATTATTTTTACCTAATATTATTATTTTATTTTTAGGCATTGCTCTTTTAGAAACTACAGGTTATATGTCAAGAGTAGCTTTTTTACTTGATGGAATTTTACATAAATTTGGCTTGCATGGCAAAAGTTTTATTCCATTAATCACTGGTTTTGGCTGCTCTGTACCTGCTTTTATGGCCACAAGAATACTTAAAAACAAAAGAGATAAACTTTTAACCCTTTTTGTGATTAATTTTATGAGTTGTAGTGCAAGACTTCCTGTATATGTACTTTTTATCGGTGCTTTTTTTCCAAACGAAGAAGCAGGTAATTATCTTTTTGGAATTTATATTTTAGGAGCTATTTTAGGACTTTGTGCTGCAAAATTTTTAAGAATAGTAGTATTTCGTGGATTTGATGAACCCTTTGTTATGGAATTACCAAAATATCGTATGCCAAATTGGCATTTAGTATGGCTTGCAGTTTATAATAAAGCTAAAATGTATCTTAAAAAAGCAGGAACTTTCATACTTTTAGCTTCTTTACTCATATGGTTTGGAAGCAATTTTCCAAAAAATGAATCTAATTTAAATGATTTTAAAGCAGAAAACAAAATTATAGAACAAAGTTATTTAGGACAATTTGGCAAGAGCATGGAAATCATTTTTAAGCCTCTTGAGTTTGATTGGAAATTAAGCGTTGCTTTAGTTAGCGGCTTAGCGGCTAAAGAAGTTATGATTTCTACTATGGGCGTGCTTTATTCATTAGGAAAAGATGTGGATGAAACTAATAATGACTTAAAAGCTATACTAGCTAAAAATATCCCTATGCCTAGTGCCATAGCTTTTGTTTTATTTGTAATGATTTATAATCCTTGCTTTGCTGCAACAATAGTCTTCTCAAAAGAAAGCGGAAAAATCAAATACACCCTCTTTCTTTTTCTTTTTACTTGCGTTAGTGCTTATATTATAGCCTTTATAGGTCTAAATATTACTCAATTTATAATGCATTAA
- the fabI gene encoding enoyl-ACP reductase FabI, with protein MIMRGKKGLIVGVANNKSIAYGIAKACHDQGATLAFTFLNDALKKRVEPIAKEFNSNFIYELDVNNNEHLDAIANQIKKDLTQIDFIVHAVAFAPKEALENSFLETTKEAFDIAMGTSVYSLLSLTRALLPILNNEGSILTLSYLGGVKYIPHYNVMGVAKAALESSVRYLARDLGVRGIRVNAISAGPIKTLAASGIGDFRMILKYNEVNAPLKRNVSIEDVGNSAMYLLSDLARGVTGEVHYVDSGYNIMGMGNVEKNEEGQTVLCWDNQQG; from the coding sequence ATGATAATGAGAGGTAAAAAAGGTCTTATTGTAGGTGTTGCAAATAATAAATCTATAGCTTATGGCATAGCAAAAGCTTGTCATGATCAAGGAGCCACATTAGCCTTTACTTTTTTAAATGATGCTTTAAAAAAGCGTGTTGAACCTATAGCAAAGGAATTTAATTCTAATTTTATTTATGAGCTTGATGTAAATAATAACGAACATTTAGATGCTATAGCAAATCAAATTAAAAAAGATTTAACTCAAATTGATTTTATAGTACATGCAGTGGCTTTTGCACCAAAAGAAGCTTTAGAAAATTCTTTTTTAGAAACTACAAAAGAAGCTTTTGATATAGCTATGGGAACTTCTGTGTATTCTTTGCTTTCTTTAACGCGTGCGCTTTTGCCTATTTTAAATAATGAAGGATCGATTTTAACCCTTAGTTATCTTGGTGGGGTTAAGTATATTCCTCATTATAATGTTATGGGTGTAGCAAAAGCAGCACTTGAAAGTTCTGTGCGTTATTTAGCTAGGGACTTGGGTGTTAGAGGAATTCGTGTTAATGCTATTTCAGCAGGACCTATTAAAACCTTAGCCGCTAGTGGAATAGGGGATTTTAGGATGATATTAAAATATAATGAAGTTAACGCCCCGCTTAAACGTAATGTTAGTATAGAAGATGTGGGCAATTCAGCCATGTATTTACTTAGCGATTTAGCACGTGGTGTCACAGGTGAAGTACATTATGTTGATTCAGGATATAATATCATGGGTATGGGCAATGTAGAAAAAAATGAAGAAGGGCAAACTGTACTTTGTTGGGATAATCAACAAGGATGA
- a CDS encoding triose-phosphate isomerase: protein MIFAANLKCNHTRASFKIYADVLNKAMRVKCDDIVVFPPSVAFLETQTNFIQGAQNFYPCIKGSFTGELGKEHLDEFGISCVLIGHSERRALGDDNLIKLKFDFAKNYNYKIFFCIGEDLNTKNSGKTLEFLERQVQMIDLDYNKLIIAYEPIYSIGTGVSADSKDIKEVLQFLASLTKAPLLYGGSVNENNIKEILSIEHCSGVLIGSAALKVDNFIKLIKG from the coding sequence ATGATTTTTGCTGCAAATTTAAAATGCAATCATACTAGAGCAAGTTTTAAAATTTATGCTGATGTTTTAAATAAGGCTATGAGAGTAAAATGTGATGATATAGTTGTTTTTCCTCCTAGTGTAGCCTTTTTAGAAACTCAAACTAATTTTATTCAAGGAGCACAAAATTTTTACCCATGCATTAAAGGATCTTTTACGGGTGAACTTGGAAAAGAACATTTGGATGAATTTGGAATTTCATGTGTGCTAATAGGACATTCAGAAAGAAGGGCTTTAGGTGATGATAATTTGATAAAATTAAAATTTGATTTTGCTAAAAATTATAATTATAAAATATTTTTTTGCATAGGTGAAGATTTAAACACTAAAAATTCAGGTAAAACTTTAGAATTTTTAGAAAGACAAGTTCAAATGATTGATTTAGATTATAATAAACTCATTATTGCTTATGAGCCTATTTATTCTATAGGAACAGGAGTGAGTGCAGATTCTAAAGATATTAAAGAAGTGCTTCAATTTTTAGCTAGTTTAACTAAAGCACCTTTGCTTTATGGAGGAAGTGTCAATGAAAATAATATTAAAGAGATTTTAAGTATAGAGCATTGTAGTGGTGTTTTAATAGGAAGTGCAGCTTTAAAAGTGGATAATTTTATAAAATTAATTAAAGGATAA
- a CDS encoding Cj1386 family hemin-binding protein, whose translation MVSLSIEEEKRFEQLCKMAFNFARNNECENLKIMIEAGLSVNLKTHKGDSLLMLAAYNNSYETAQMLLEKGAKVDEKNDRGQTPLAGVCFKGYLPMCELLVKHGANIDENNGLGMTPYGFAIMFGRKDIAEFLLKKSKNNFFKKISLKILQFIKKS comes from the coding sequence ATGGTAAGTCTTAGTATAGAAGAAGAAAAAAGATTTGAACAACTTTGCAAGATGGCTTTTAATTTTGCAAGAAACAATGAATGTGAAAACCTTAAAATTATGATAGAAGCAGGTTTAAGTGTAAATTTAAAAACTCATAAAGGTGATAGCTTACTTATGCTTGCAGCCTATAATAATTCTTATGAAACAGCTCAAATGCTCTTAGAAAAAGGAGCTAAAGTGGATGAAAAAAATGATCGCGGTCAAACTCCTTTAGCTGGAGTTTGCTTTAAAGGTTATTTACCCATGTGCGAACTTTTAGTTAAGCATGGGGCAAACATTGATGAAAATAATGGCTTAGGAATGACACCTTATGGCTTTGCCATTATGTTTGGACGTAAAGATATTGCTGAATTTTTACTTAAAAAATCTAAAAATAACTTTTTCAAAAAGATAAGTTTAAAAATACTCCAATTTATAAAAAAATCTTAA
- a CDS encoding phosphoglycerate kinase — protein sequence MKDIISIKDIDLAKKKVFIRCDFNVPQDDFLNITDDRRIRSAIPTIKYCLDNACSVILASHLGRPKEFNSKYSLEPIRKRLSRLLDKEIIMAKDVVGEDAKTKAKNLKIGEILLLENLRFEKGETKNDENLAKKLASMAQIYINDAFGVCHRAHASVEAIAKFFDQKHKGAGFLLQKEITFASNLIKHPARPFVAVVGGSKVSGKLQALTNLLSKVDKLIIGGGMAFTFLKAQAYDIGNSLLEEELLEEANKILIKAKNLGVKIYLPVDFVAAPACSQDAPMKFVSAQEIPSDWMGLDIGPASVRLFKEVISDAQTIWWNGPMGVFEIDKFSKGSIKMSHYISEGHATSVVGGGDTADVVARAGDADEMTFISTGGGASLELIEGKELPGVKALRTKENE from the coding sequence ATGAAAGATATTATTTCTATTAAAGATATTGATTTAGCTAAGAAAAAAGTTTTCATAAGATGTGATTTTAATGTCCCGCAAGATGATTTTTTAAATATCACTGATGATAGACGTATAAGATCAGCTATTCCTACAATTAAATATTGTTTAGATAATGCTTGTAGTGTGATTTTAGCTTCTCATTTAGGGCGTCCTAAAGAATTTAATTCTAAATATTCTTTAGAGCCTATTAGAAAACGTCTTAGTAGACTTTTAGATAAAGAAATCATTATGGCAAAAGATGTTGTTGGTGAAGATGCAAAAACTAAGGCTAAAAATTTAAAAATAGGAGAGATTTTACTGCTTGAAAATTTACGTTTTGAAAAGGGTGAAACTAAAAATGATGAAAATTTAGCTAAAAAATTAGCTTCTATGGCACAAATTTATATCAATGATGCTTTTGGGGTATGTCATAGAGCTCATGCTAGTGTTGAAGCTATTGCAAAATTTTTTGATCAAAAACATAAAGGTGCAGGATTTTTACTTCAAAAAGAAATTACTTTTGCAAGTAATCTTATAAAGCATCCAGCCCGCCCTTTTGTTGCTGTTGTAGGTGGATCAAAAGTAAGTGGTAAACTTCAAGCACTCACTAATTTATTGTCAAAAGTAGATAAATTAATCATAGGTGGAGGTATGGCATTTACTTTTTTAAAAGCTCAAGCTTATGATATAGGTAATTCGCTTTTAGAAGAAGAGCTTTTAGAAGAGGCTAATAAAATTCTTATTAAAGCTAAAAATTTGGGGGTAAAAATTTATCTTCCTGTGGATTTTGTAGCTGCTCCTGCATGTTCACAAGATGCACCTATGAAATTTGTTAGTGCTCAAGAAATTCCAAGTGATTGGATGGGCTTGGATATAGGGCCTGCAAGTGTAAGGCTTTTTAAAGAGGTTATTTCTGATGCGCAAACTATTTGGTGGAATGGACCTATGGGGGTTTTTGAAATTGATAAATTTTCAAAAGGAAGTATTAAAATGAGTCATTATATTAGCGAAGGACATGCAACTTCTGTTGTTGGAGGAGGGGATACGGCTGATGTGGTTGCACGTGCAGGTGATGCAGATGAAATGACTTTTATTTCTACAGGTGGAGGTGCTTCGCTTGAACTTATAGAAGGTAAAGAACTTCCAGGTGTAAAAGCTTTAAGAACTAAGGAAAATGAATGA
- the purB gene encoding adenylosuccinate lyase: MEGISVFDQQLLANSWSTESMRAVFCEKNRIQKWLDVEAALAKAQATLKIIPQKAAKEITKKAHYELMDMDFILDECKKTRHSLVPTIKNLEKICDDNLGQYVHFGVTTQDIVDTGSVLQFKEAMQIIKNELKTIAKTLAKLAKTHKNTAMMGRTLSLQALPITFGHKVAIWLSELDRHFERILELEKRLYVGSIVGAVGTKASLSDQCNEVEKLTLENLGLQVPNISWQSARDRFIELGFVLGNINATFNKIAHEILILSHNEIDELAEPFGKGQVGSSTMPHKRNPAISENAVTVSNVFKANLAILSDIERHEHERDGQVWHMEWKLLPEMFLMLSVVLDNIKFTLSKLEVKKDKMLKNLNTLKGFILAERVMFALSKHYGKAYAHEIVYKNAMLGIEKQRTFKEILLSDKRVSRVLKEKDIDALLDASTYVGYAPKLVDEFLIKIKNNAILK; encoded by the coding sequence ATGGAAGGAATTAGTGTATTTGATCAACAATTATTAGCAAATTCTTGGAGTACAGAAAGTATGCGTGCGGTTTTTTGTGAAAAAAACCGTATACAAAAATGGCTAGATGTTGAAGCAGCTTTAGCAAAAGCACAAGCCACACTTAAAATCATTCCTCAAAAAGCAGCTAAAGAAATCACAAAAAAAGCGCATTATGAACTTATGGACATGGATTTTATCCTAGATGAATGCAAAAAAACAAGGCATTCTTTAGTTCCAACAATTAAAAACTTAGAAAAAATTTGCGATGATAATTTAGGTCAATATGTGCATTTTGGTGTAACAACTCAAGATATAGTTGATACAGGATCTGTTTTACAATTTAAAGAAGCTATGCAAATTATAAAAAACGAATTAAAAACTATTGCAAAAACTTTAGCTAAGCTTGCTAAAACACATAAAAATACTGCTATGATGGGAAGGACTCTTTCTTTACAAGCCTTACCTATAACCTTTGGACATAAAGTTGCTATTTGGCTTAGTGAACTTGATCGCCATTTTGAAAGAATATTAGAACTTGAAAAAAGACTTTATGTAGGAAGTATAGTAGGTGCTGTTGGAACCAAAGCTAGCTTAAGCGATCAATGCAATGAAGTAGAAAAACTTACTTTAGAAAATTTAGGACTTCAAGTCCCTAATATCTCATGGCAATCTGCAAGAGATCGTTTTATAGAACTTGGTTTTGTTTTAGGCAATATCAATGCAACTTTTAATAAAATTGCACATGAAATTCTCATACTTTCTCATAATGAAATCGATGAATTAGCAGAACCCTTTGGCAAAGGACAAGTAGGATCTAGCACCATGCCACATAAAAGAAATCCAGCAATCAGTGAAAATGCTGTTACAGTAAGCAATGTCTTTAAAGCTAATTTAGCCATACTCAGTGATATTGAAAGACATGAACATGAAAGAGATGGACAAGTTTGGCATATGGAATGGAAGCTTTTACCTGAAATGTTTTTAATGCTTTCTGTAGTTTTAGATAATATCAAATTTACCTTAAGTAAATTAGAAGTTAAAAAAGATAAAATGCTTAAAAATTTAAATACACTTAAAGGCTTTATTTTAGCAGAACGCGTTATGTTTGCTTTAAGCAAACATTATGGCAAAGCCTATGCTCATGAAATTGTTTATAAAAATGCCATGTTAGGAATAGAAAAACAAAGAACTTTCAAAGAAATTTTACTAAGTGATAAAAGAGTATCTAGGGTGTTAAAAGAAAAGGATATTGATGCTTTACTTGATGCTAGCACTTATGTAGGATATGCACCTAAACTTGTTGATGAATTTTTAATAAAGATCAAAAACAATGCTATTTTAAAATAA
- a CDS encoding trans-sulfuration enzyme family protein has protein sequence MNSKTKLIHCGRGEKSVEAKSVNPTIMRASTILFKDHATYEKYKKLRENERVLSYGARGTATNFELEKLICSLENGYRAQLFPTGLAALAMVLLNYASKNAHFLITDAIYGPVRTICELFLEKIGIEIDFLKADASDVEEKIKPNTKLILCESPGSILYEIIDLPKLCKIAHSHNIPVAIDNTYSSGYLLNPLDLGADISVIAATKYLSGHSDVTMGIIIINEKEWKNFNKLPEALGFTTSPDDVYLVLRGMRTLDIRIKAHEKSADEIVNFLQTRKEIKTIFYPKLKTHPNHEIFMRDHKGANGMITIEFNDNYTKDDAIKFVDNLKYFAIGDSWGGYESLATVTTPPRTATNWSQRGPFVRFHIGLEDFQDLITDLIQAFDTIKK, from the coding sequence ATGAATTCAAAAACTAAACTTATCCATTGCGGTAGGGGTGAGAAAAGCGTTGAAGCAAAATCAGTTAATCCCACAATTATGCGTGCATCAACTATACTTTTTAAAGATCATGCTACTTATGAAAAATATAAAAAATTAAGAGAAAATGAACGTGTTTTAAGTTATGGAGCTAGAGGAACTGCAACGAATTTTGAACTTGAAAAACTTATTTGTTCTCTTGAAAATGGCTATAGAGCTCAACTTTTTCCAACAGGGCTAGCTGCACTTGCAATGGTACTTTTAAATTATGCAAGCAAAAATGCTCATTTTCTAATCACTGATGCAATTTATGGGCCTGTTAGAACTATTTGCGAATTATTTTTAGAAAAAATAGGAATTGAAATTGACTTTTTAAAAGCTGATGCAAGTGATGTAGAAGAAAAAATCAAACCCAATACAAAACTTATCTTATGTGAAAGTCCAGGTTCTATACTTTATGAGATTATAGATTTGCCAAAACTTTGCAAAATCGCTCATTCTCATAATATACCCGTAGCAATCGATAATACTTATTCTAGCGGCTATCTTTTAAATCCTTTAGATCTTGGAGCTGATATTTCAGTTATTGCTGCTACAAAATATCTTAGCGGACATTCAGATGTAACTATGGGTATAATCATTATCAATGAAAAAGAATGGAAAAATTTCAATAAACTTCCAGAAGCCTTAGGTTTTACAACAAGTCCTGATGATGTTTATTTAGTACTTCGAGGCATGAGAACACTAGATATAAGAATAAAAGCTCATGAAAAAAGTGCTGATGAAATTGTCAATTTTCTACAAACAAGAAAAGAAATTAAAACTATTTTTTATCCAAAACTAAAAACCCATCCTAATCATGAAATTTTTATGCGTGATCACAAGGGCGCTAATGGGATGATTACCATTGAATTTAATGATAATTATACTAAAGATGATGCTATTAAATTTGTAGATAACTTAAAATACTTTGCTATAGGTGATAGCTGGGGTGGTTATGAAAGCTTAGCTACAGTAACCACCCCACCAAGAACAGCTACAAATTGGAGTCAAAGAGGTCCTTTTGTAAGATTTCATATAGGACTTGAAGATTTTCAAGATTTGATTACTGATTTAATACAAGCTTTTGATACAATTAAAAAATAA
- the nadD gene encoding nicotinate (nicotinamide) nucleotide adenylyltransferase — translation MNIALFGGSFDPPHKGHEAIIKEALKKLDIDKLIIMPTFINPFKQNFSADEKQRFLWVKKLWGKLPKIEICDFETKQKRPIPSIESVEYLYRIYHPKRFYLLIGADHLEKLHLWHNFDKLNSLVEFVIAHRNDIIIPKRFQDLKTNIKISSSFIRNTLDTSEVCDDIKDEIKHYYEKLQKN, via the coding sequence ATGAATATTGCACTTTTTGGCGGCAGTTTTGACCCGCCACACAAAGGACATGAAGCCATTATTAAAGAAGCTTTAAAAAAACTAGATATAGATAAACTCATCATCATGCCTACTTTTATTAATCCTTTTAAACAAAATTTTAGTGCTGATGAAAAACAAAGATTTTTGTGGGTAAAAAAACTTTGGGGAAAATTACCAAAAATAGAAATTTGCGATTTTGAAACCAAACAAAAACGTCCTATTCCTAGCATAGAAAGCGTTGAGTATCTTTATAGAATTTATCATCCTAAGCGATTTTATCTTTTAATTGGGGCAGATCATTTAGAAAAACTCCACCTTTGGCATAATTTTGATAAATTAAATTCCTTAGTCGAATTTGTTATTGCCCATCGTAACGATATAATCATTCCAAAAAGATTTCAAGATTTAAAAACAAATATCAAAATTTCTTCTTCTTTTATACGCAATACCCTAGATACAAGTGAAGTTTGCGATGATATTAAAGATGAAATTAAACATTATTATGAAAAATTACAAAAAAACTGA
- the gap gene encoding type I glyceraldehyde-3-phosphate dehydrogenase produces MAIKVAINGFGRIGRCVGRIILQRDDIELVAINDTTDIELTKYLFKYDTVHGEFKGDISINSNDLVVNGKKIKMFKTRDIKDLDFAKYGAQIVLECTGANLTMEKCQGFLDKGIQKVIMSAPAKDDTPTYVLGVNSHLYQGENIISNASCTTNCLGPVCRVLQDNFGIEKGLMTTIHAYTNGQSLIDAKIKDKRRSRAAAQNIIPTSTGAAKAMKLVMPELSGKLHGQSIRVPVIDVSSVDLTAQLSCKVSKEDINEAFRKSALSNLKGILMVDDDERVSSDFITCSYGAVVASDLTQVIADDFIKVIAWYDNEWGYSSRLVDMAVYIANKA; encoded by the coding sequence ATGGCTATAAAAGTTGCTATAAATGGCTTTGGACGTATAGGAAGATGCGTTGGAAGAATTATTTTACAAAGAGATGATATCGAGCTTGTAGCAATAAATGACACTACAGATATTGAATTAACAAAATACCTTTTTAAATACGATACTGTACATGGAGAATTTAAAGGTGATATAAGTATTAATAGCAATGATTTAGTAGTTAATGGTAAAAAAATTAAGATGTTTAAAACCCGTGATATAAAAGATCTTGATTTTGCAAAATATGGTGCACAAATTGTTTTAGAATGTACAGGGGCTAATTTAACTATGGAAAAATGTCAAGGTTTTTTAGATAAGGGTATACAAAAAGTGATTATGAGTGCACCAGCAAAAGATGATACACCCACTTATGTTTTAGGAGTAAATTCTCATCTTTATCAAGGTGAAAATATTATTTCTAATGCCAGTTGTACAACCAATTGTTTAGGTCCTGTTTGTCGTGTTTTACAAGATAATTTTGGTATAGAAAAAGGATTAATGACAACCATACATGCTTATACTAATGGACAAAGTCTTATTGATGCAAAAATTAAAGATAAGCGTCGTTCGCGTGCAGCAGCTCAAAATATTATCCCAACTTCTACAGGTGCAGCTAAGGCTATGAAACTTGTTATGCCAGAATTAAGCGGTAAGCTTCATGGGCAAAGTATACGTGTACCAGTCATTGATGTTTCAAGTGTAGATTTAACAGCACAATTAAGTTGCAAGGTTAGTAAAGAAGACATTAACGAAGCCTTTAGAAAAAGTGCTCTTTCAAATTTAAAAGGCATTTTAATGGTTGATGATGATGAGAGGGTTTCAAGTGATTTTATTACTTGTTCTTATGGTGCTGTTGTAGCAAGTGATTTAACTCAAGTTATAGCTGATGATTTTATTAAAGTGATTGCTTGGTATGATAATGAATGGGGATATTCAAGTCGTTTAGTTGATATGGCTGTATATATTGCAAATAAGGCTTGA
- a CDS encoding FeoA family protein: MTLDELKDTQKAIIVNLHANKELKNRLLSFGFSKNKILSKIHSSLKNATIMVELDTSCVILRSEEAKTIEVKII; encoded by the coding sequence TTGACTTTAGATGAGTTAAAAGATACACAAAAAGCTATTATTGTAAATTTGCATGCTAATAAAGAATTAAAAAACAGACTTTTAAGCTTTGGCTTTAGCAAAAATAAAATTTTAAGTAAAATTCATTCCTCTTTAAAAAACGCCACTATAATGGTAGAACTTGATACAAGCTGTGTTATTTTAAGATCTGAAGAAGCCAAAACCATAGAAGTAAAAATAATATGA
- a CDS encoding Rid family detoxifying hydrolase, translated as MSNYPKAIGPYSVYKEANGLLFISGQLPINPNSGEIESLDIKGQTQQALENIGAILEENGISYDKVIKTTCFLSDINDFLAFNEVYATFFKDPYPARSAFAVKDLPKGAKIEIELIAQKN; from the coding sequence ATGTCAAATTATCCAAAAGCTATAGGTCCATATTCAGTGTATAAAGAAGCAAATGGACTTTTATTTATATCAGGACAACTTCCTATTAATCCTAACTCAGGCGAAATTGAAAGTTTAGACATTAAAGGACAAACCCAACAAGCCCTTGAAAATATTGGTGCCATTTTAGAAGAAAATGGTATTAGCTATGATAAGGTTATTAAAACCACTTGTTTTTTATCTGATATCAATGACTTTTTAGCATTTAATGAAGTTTATGCAACATTTTTTAAAGATCCTTATCCAGCAAGAAGTGCTTTTGCTGTAAAAGATCTACCAAAAGGAGCTAAAATAGAAATAGAGCTTATCGCACAAAAAAATTAA
- a CDS encoding helix-turn-helix transcriptional regulator: MDEAQKQQFIKLTHFLGEVLGAQYEIVFHVVAKDGVYLAAIANSHISGRDLNSPLTAFASELIQNKKYLEEDFLCDYKALVGKSKLIRGSTFFIKNHDKLVGILCINHDTSIMRDLICKMIDLEKIDDMSEILGNITYSHNDSHSIETLSHSIEDILIQSVDPSYLNSDYQLSIAQKEEIAEKLYEKGIFNIKGAVPIVAKFLKISEPSVYRYLKKFKK, from the coding sequence ATGGATGAAGCACAAAAACAACAATTTATAAAGCTAACACATTTTTTAGGAGAAGTTTTGGGAGCACAATATGAAATAGTTTTTCATGTAGTTGCAAAAGATGGAGTGTATTTAGCAGCAATAGCTAATAGTCATATTAGTGGGAGAGATTTAAATTCCCCTTTGACTGCTTTTGCAAGCGAACTTATACAAAATAAAAAATATTTAGAAGAAGATTTTTTATGTGATTATAAAGCCCTTGTTGGAAAGTCAAAATTAATTAGAGGTTCTACATTTTTTATTAAAAATCATGATAAATTAGTAGGTATTTTATGTATTAATCATGATACTAGTATCATGAGAGATTTGATATGCAAGATGATAGATCTAGAAAAAATAGATGATATGAGTGAAATTTTAGGGAATATCACTTATTCTCATAATGATTCTCATAGTATAGAAACATTAAGTCATTCTATAGAAGATATTTTAATACAAAGCGTGGATCCAAGTTATTTAAATTCTGATTATCAATTAAGTATAGCACAAAAAGAAGAAATTGCTGAAAAATTATATGAAAAAGGTATTTTTAATATCAAAGGAGCTGTACCTATAGTAGCGAAATTTTTGAAAATTTCAGAACCTAGTGTATATAGGTATCTGAAAAAATTTAAAAAATAA